The Petrocella atlantisensis genome has a window encoding:
- a CDS encoding ComF family protein, whose translation MKHIITILWKHLMTLLYPNFCLLCEETLDYGNDKALCPQCESVHPHLREDICIICGKPLADSFDLICYDCGKRAHFFEEGRSLWVYEGLVKQSIYDYKYKKRKEYGLLFAKELIRYYNDTIRWELDMVLPVPLHKHRLRERGFNQTELMAKYFAKSFDLQVGGRKVLWRAKPTEPQKALSDRGRWDNMQDAFFANKVQVEGKTILLIDDIYTTGSTMDACAKALKIQGAKAVYCLSIAIGRGM comes from the coding sequence ATGAAGCATATCATAACGATACTATGGAAGCATCTGATGACTTTGTTGTATCCGAATTTTTGCTTATTATGTGAGGAAACCTTAGATTATGGCAATGATAAAGCCTTATGTCCACAGTGTGAAAGTGTGCATCCTCATTTAAGAGAAGATATTTGTATTATTTGCGGAAAACCATTAGCCGATTCTTTTGACTTAATATGTTATGACTGTGGTAAAAGAGCACATTTTTTTGAAGAAGGTCGCAGTTTGTGGGTTTATGAAGGCTTGGTGAAGCAAAGTATTTATGATTACAAATACAAAAAGCGAAAAGAATATGGCTTATTATTTGCTAAAGAACTGATTAGGTATTATAATGATACTATTAGATGGGAACTGGATATGGTATTACCCGTACCTTTACATAAGCATCGGTTAAGGGAACGTGGCTTTAACCAGACCGAACTTATGGCAAAGTATTTTGCAAAAAGTTTTGATTTGCAGGTCGGAGGGCGAAAGGTCTTATGGCGTGCTAAACCAACAGAGCCTCAAAAAGCATTATCGGATAGGGGAAGATGGGACAACATGCAGGATGCTTTCTTTGCAAACAAAGTCCAAGTAGAAGGTAAAACCATCTTACTCATTGATGATATTTATACTACAGGCTCGACCATGGATGCGTGTGCCAAAGCGTTAAAGATTCAGGGTGCCAAAGCGGTCTACTGTTTATCCATAGCTATTGGGAGAGGGATGTAG
- the recD2 gene encoding SF1B family DNA helicase RecD2 — protein sequence MERIEGTVEDIIYRNEDNGYTVLTVATKDDELTVVGLMYGITVGEHIIAEGEYASHNIYGKQLQVTHIETNMPNEAAAIERYLGSGAIKGIGPSLATKIVDRFKEDTFFTIESEPLKLAEIKGISEKMAQNIATIFYEQRSMRQVVIFLQEYGLSLTYALKIYGEYKERTYDIVKKNPYVLAEDIQGISFRMADDIAEKIGIEKTSDFRMMAAIKHVLMRSALDGHTYLERERLIELTTELLIIEVLDFDHAFMNLQLNGHIMIEEIEGKVCIFLTSFDNMEKYIAAKLFELTHVSLEQHDYTDKEIENIEKEMGICFDENQKNAITQALTCGTLVITGGPGTGKTTTLNAIIKLFDERRQEVLLAAPTGRAAKRMSETTGQTAKTIHRLLEISGGAEGHQRFERNEDYPIEADVIIIDETSMMDTVLTYHLLKAIVPGTRVIFVGDQDQLPSVGPGNVLKDIIHSGYIHTVKLQQIFRQAGESHIVVNAHKINSGEMIDLTNNTKDFFFVRRQDPRHVIGEIITLIKSRLPKFAGLESFEGIQILTPTRKGLLGVDNLNLELQKNLNPPSKDKTEKLYGTRLFREGDKVMQIKNNYNISWRIMSDYGFTVDEGLGVFNGDMGQIVEINLYTEKIKVLFDDDRMVYYEFKGLDELDLAYAVTIHKSQGSEYPIVIMPMFKGPALLLNRNLLYTGITRAKRYVVLVGDEQVIMQMIHNKREMLRNSALKQRLLEVFSVK from the coding sequence ATGGAAAGAATTGAAGGCACAGTAGAAGATATCATATATCGCAATGAAGACAATGGTTACACTGTGCTTACAGTTGCAACCAAAGATGATGAGTTGACCGTTGTAGGACTTATGTATGGCATCACAGTCGGGGAACATATTATTGCTGAAGGCGAGTACGCCTCTCACAATATCTATGGCAAACAACTTCAGGTGACGCATATTGAGACGAATATGCCAAATGAAGCAGCAGCCATTGAGAGATATTTAGGATCTGGTGCAATTAAGGGTATTGGCCCATCTTTAGCAACTAAGATTGTCGATCGTTTCAAGGAAGATACATTTTTTACTATCGAAAGCGAACCCTTAAAGTTGGCTGAGATAAAAGGCATTAGTGAAAAAATGGCACAGAACATCGCCACCATCTTCTATGAACAAAGAAGTATGCGACAGGTTGTTATATTTTTACAAGAATATGGCTTGTCCTTAACCTATGCACTAAAAATATATGGTGAATATAAAGAAAGAACCTATGATATTGTCAAAAAAAATCCATACGTATTAGCTGAAGACATACAAGGTATATCTTTTAGGATGGCTGACGACATTGCCGAGAAGATTGGCATAGAAAAAACTTCGGATTTTAGAATGATGGCGGCTATTAAGCATGTCTTGATGCGAAGTGCACTGGATGGTCATACCTATCTTGAGCGGGAAAGGCTTATTGAGCTGACGACGGAGCTATTGATTATCGAAGTACTCGATTTTGACCATGCCTTTATGAACTTACAACTGAATGGGCATATTATGATTGAGGAAATTGAAGGAAAAGTATGCATTTTCTTAACCTCCTTCGACAATATGGAAAAGTATATTGCTGCGAAGTTGTTTGAGTTAACCCATGTCAGTCTGGAACAACATGATTATACGGACAAAGAGATAGAAAATATCGAAAAAGAGATGGGTATCTGCTTTGATGAAAACCAAAAAAATGCCATCACTCAAGCCTTAACTTGCGGGACTCTAGTTATAACCGGCGGTCCGGGTACAGGAAAAACCACAACCCTAAACGCCATTATCAAACTTTTTGATGAAAGAAGACAAGAGGTACTTCTTGCAGCACCGACAGGAAGAGCTGCAAAACGTATGTCTGAAACAACAGGACAGACGGCAAAAACCATACATCGCCTATTGGAAATTAGTGGTGGTGCTGAAGGGCACCAGAGATTCGAACGTAATGAAGACTACCCTATAGAAGCGGATGTCATCATCATCGATGAAACCTCCATGATGGATACAGTACTGACTTATCACCTTCTTAAGGCCATTGTACCGGGTACCAGAGTTATTTTTGTTGGTGATCAGGATCAACTGCCTTCTGTCGGTCCAGGAAATGTGTTGAAAGATATTATTCACTCCGGTTACATACATACTGTCAAGCTTCAACAGATTTTTAGACAGGCGGGTGAAAGTCATATTGTCGTTAACGCTCACAAGATTAATTCGGGAGAAATGATTGACTTAACCAATAATACCAAGGATTTCTTTTTTGTCAGACGACAGGATCCAAGACATGTGATTGGAGAGATTATTACCTTAATCAAGTCAAGGTTGCCCAAATTTGCAGGACTTGAGAGTTTTGAAGGTATTCAGATTCTTACACCCACACGTAAAGGGTTGCTAGGCGTGGACAACTTGAATCTAGAGCTTCAAAAAAATCTAAACCCACCTTCAAAAGATAAAACGGAGAAATTATATGGTACCCGTTTGTTTAGAGAAGGTGATAAGGTGATGCAGATTAAGAACAACTACAACATCAGTTGGCGCATCATGAGCGACTATGGCTTTACAGTAGATGAAGGCTTAGGTGTCTTTAACGGTGACATGGGACAAATAGTTGAAATCAATCTTTATACTGAAAAGATTAAAGTGTTATTTGATGATGACCGAATGGTTTACTATGAATTCAAAGGTCTGGATGAGTTAGATCTAGCTTATGCTGTTACGATTCACAAGTCTCAAGGCAGTGAGTATCCTATTGTTATTATGCCGATGTTCAAAGGACCGGCGCTGTTGTTAAACCGGAATCTATTGTACACAGGTATAACAAGAGCCAAGCGATATGTGGTATTGGTAGGAGATGAACAGGTCATCATGCAGATGATTCACAATAAAAGGGAAATGCTTAGGAACTCGGCATTAAAACAACGTTTATTGGAGGTGTTTTCTGTCAAATGA
- a CDS encoding flagellar protein: MNVKNCVKCGKIFNYIGGRPICPACVKNLEEEFKTVRTYVKRNPNASIAEVSEVNEVDIKQIKQWIREEKLSFSKDSGVGIDCEICGVTIKTGRFCDTCKKTVTNELNNAYDRPKKVEENPFANQKKETKMRFMNKDR; the protein is encoded by the coding sequence ATGAATGTAAAAAACTGTGTTAAGTGTGGTAAGATTTTTAATTATATTGGAGGTAGACCGATTTGTCCTGCTTGTGTTAAGAATCTGGAAGAAGAGTTCAAAACAGTTAGAACCTATGTAAAACGGAATCCAAATGCATCTATTGCAGAAGTATCTGAAGTCAATGAAGTGGACATCAAGCAGATTAAACAGTGGATCAGAGAAGAAAAACTGTCCTTTTCCAAAGACTCTGGTGTCGGTATTGACTGTGAAATTTGTGGTGTGACCATCAAGACCGGACGTTTTTGCGATACATGTAAAAAAACCGTAACCAATGAATTGAACAACGCATACGATCGACCTAAAAAGGTGGAGGAGAATCCCTTTGCCAATCAGAAAAAGGAAACGAAAATGCGCTTTATGAATAAAGACCGATAA
- a CDS encoding flagellar protein FlgN codes for MASLIEDLIGILEEETGCYRLLLEVANNKKDVIINGDLPGLQELTKQEQELAGLLLRLEKKRISIIEDICLVTNKAPGEMTIARLIELLEGQKEEQGKLISVTQHLTQVLEPLREMNKINEQLIGQSLEFVEFTMNAIQSSKEPITSASYKPKGKGYQQANNTNFFDAKQ; via the coding sequence ATGGCAAGTTTAATAGAAGATCTAATTGGAATACTAGAAGAAGAAACAGGATGTTATAGACTTCTACTCGAAGTGGCGAATAATAAAAAGGATGTTATTATTAATGGGGATTTGCCCGGCCTACAGGAACTGACGAAACAAGAGCAAGAACTGGCTGGGCTACTTTTGCGTCTTGAGAAGAAAAGAATAAGCATTATTGAAGATATATGTCTGGTTACCAACAAGGCGCCAGGCGAAATGACCATAGCAAGACTCATTGAGTTACTGGAAGGTCAAAAAGAAGAACAAGGCAAATTAATATCAGTCACGCAACATTTGACACAAGTGCTTGAACCACTTAGAGAGATGAACAAGATTAACGAGCAACTTATTGGACAATCTCTTGAATTTGTTGAATTCACTATGAACGCCATACAAAGTAGCAAAGAGCCCATTACCAGTGCAAGTTATAAACCAAAAGGCAAAGGCTACCAGCAAGCCAACAACACCAACTTTTTTGATGCTAAACAATAA
- the flgK gene encoding flagellar hook-associated protein FlgK, translating to MSSIGSLSTALSALRASESALNTTAHNLTNVNTDGYVRQQVLIKESNYIHIGNSGTSTMSVGLGTDIQSIRQVRDIFLDQSYREESGRQGFYEATATAIDEIETILGETEGESFSKILDDLWTSINELSKHPDGLETRGSFVQNAVIFVEKANLIMNQLNDYQRNVNTEITDQINRINTIGKEINMLNDTISKAELAGGNANDFRDLRNKLLDELSTMVSVKYREDKDGALLVSVENVPFVIKGDYVPMGTMQAEPFSMLIRPSWPHLNEPVFNFDNPIGPQYDNDVGKLKGLILARGTRSANYLDLSDVNVYNEDIKESAIMSAQSQFDNLIHGIVTMINDTVAPNLPGPPPELDTANAPYGLNGTQGDEIFSRKFMPRYDAVTGEYNEEDQANAYSLYSAGNLMINPDILTDYNRIALSQNLGYDGDSQVASSLLEKWDASFSTLEPGTTGAMSFREYYTGFVGNLGNLGYTAKNQTENQQLMATQINNQRNTLTGVSSDEELGNMMKYQHAYNAASRVVTTVDRMIEQVVTSLGIVGR from the coding sequence ATGTCATCCATCGGCAGTTTATCCACAGCATTGTCTGCTTTAAGGGCAAGTGAGTCAGCCCTAAATACAACCGCACATAACTTAACCAATGTGAATACAGATGGCTATGTCAGACAACAGGTATTAATCAAAGAAAGCAACTATATTCATATTGGTAATAGCGGCACTTCAACCATGAGCGTTGGGCTTGGTACGGATATACAATCCATCCGACAGGTTAGAGATATATTTCTTGATCAATCTTATAGAGAAGAATCGGGAAGACAAGGGTTTTATGAGGCGACAGCGACAGCCATAGACGAAATAGAAACCATACTTGGAGAAACAGAAGGTGAATCTTTTTCCAAGATTCTGGATGATTTATGGACGTCAATAAATGAGTTATCGAAGCATCCGGATGGTTTGGAGACACGAGGGTCATTTGTTCAGAATGCTGTTATATTTGTTGAAAAAGCTAATCTGATTATGAATCAGTTAAACGACTATCAAAGGAATGTAAATACAGAAATTACCGACCAGATTAATCGTATCAACACCATTGGAAAAGAAATAAATATGTTAAACGACACCATATCCAAAGCAGAACTTGCCGGTGGGAATGCCAATGACTTTAGGGATCTTAGAAATAAGCTTTTAGATGAGTTGTCAACCATGGTAAGTGTAAAATATAGAGAAGATAAAGATGGTGCACTCTTAGTCAGTGTGGAAAATGTTCCCTTCGTGATTAAAGGCGATTATGTCCCTATGGGCACCATGCAAGCTGAACCATTTAGTATGTTGATTCGTCCCAGTTGGCCTCACTTAAATGAGCCGGTGTTTAACTTTGACAACCCTATAGGGCCACAGTATGATAACGATGTGGGTAAGTTAAAAGGCTTAATATTGGCACGTGGAACCAGAAGTGCCAATTACTTAGACCTAAGCGATGTGAATGTTTACAATGAGGATATTAAAGAGTCCGCCATCATGTCTGCCCAATCCCAATTTGATAATTTGATTCATGGCATTGTTACCATGATTAATGATACAGTTGCACCTAATCTACCAGGACCGCCACCGGAACTTGATACAGCGAATGCGCCTTATGGTCTTAATGGTACACAAGGTGATGAGATCTTTTCGAGGAAGTTCATGCCAAGGTATGATGCTGTAACCGGTGAATACAACGAGGAAGACCAAGCCAATGCATACTCCCTATATTCAGCCGGCAATCTGATGATTAATCCGGATATCTTAACGGATTATAACAGAATTGCTCTAAGTCAGAACCTAGGTTATGACGGTGACAGTCAAGTGGCTTCAAGTTTACTTGAAAAGTGGGATGCTAGTTTTAGTACTTTAGAGCCAGGCACAACCGGTGCTATGAGTTTTAGAGAATACTATACAGGTTTTGTAGGAAACTTGGGCAATTTGGGCTATACCGCGAAGAATCAGACAGAAAATCAGCAATTAATGGCAACACAGATTAACAATCAAAGAAACACCTTAACAGGTGTCTCCTCCGATGAAGAATTGGGCAATATGATGAAATATCAACATGCTTATAATGCTGCATCAAGAGTTGTGACAACTGTGGACCGAATGATTGAGCAGGTTGTGACGTCACTGGGCATCGTCGGCAGATAA
- the flgM gene encoding flagellar biosynthesis anti-sigma factor FlgM encodes MRINGIQGVNQAYKPNKAQKAYGSSSVAAGKDTLALSDFAKELSVAKGAVSKTPDIRQAKVNEIKQQMEAGTYNITASQVADKIIEQL; translated from the coding sequence ATGAGAATCAACGGTATACAAGGTGTGAATCAAGCGTACAAACCCAATAAGGCACAAAAAGCCTATGGTTCATCATCTGTTGCAGCAGGCAAAGATACTTTAGCTTTGTCGGATTTTGCAAAGGAATTATCCGTAGCAAAAGGGGCGGTTAGCAAGACGCCGGACATACGTCAAGCAAAAGTGAATGAGATTAAGCAACAAATGGAAGCAGGTACTTATAATATTACGGCATCTCAAGTTGCAGATAAGATCATTGAGCAACTCTAA
- the metK gene encoding methionine adenosyltransferase, whose protein sequence is MARRLFTSESVTEGHPDKVCDQISDAVLDAILAQDPNARVACETAVTTGMVLVMGEITTDCYVDIPKVVRNKVREIGYTSAHYGFDAETCAVLVSIDEQSSDIAMGVNEALEVRLGEEDDEGTGAGDQGMMIGFACDETEELMPLPISLAHKLTKKLADVRKSGLLKYLRPDGKSQVTVEYIDDQPVRVDTIVISTQHDEEVTQAQIKEDLIREVVHAVVPEALLDDKTKFFINPTGRFVIGGPQGDSGLTGRKIIVDTYGGYASHGGGAFSGKDPTKVDRSAAYAARYVAKNIVAAGIAKKCEIELAYAIGVAHPVSIYVNTHGTGVITDEAITALIEEHFDLRPAAIIKSLGLRRPIYAQTAAYGHFGRTDIDVPWEKTDKVAMLKAAINK, encoded by the coding sequence ATGGCAAGAAGATTATTTACATCTGAGTCGGTTACAGAAGGCCATCCGGACAAAGTCTGTGATCAAATATCTGACGCAGTACTGGATGCAATATTAGCACAAGACCCTAATGCCAGAGTGGCTTGCGAAACAGCAGTTACCACAGGTATGGTTTTAGTTATGGGAGAGATTACAACGGACTGTTACGTAGATATACCGAAGGTAGTACGTAATAAAGTTCGAGAGATAGGGTATACAAGTGCCCATTATGGCTTTGATGCAGAAACTTGTGCAGTTTTGGTTAGTATAGATGAACAGTCATCCGATATTGCTATGGGCGTTAATGAAGCGTTAGAAGTAAGATTAGGTGAGGAAGACGATGAAGGAACAGGTGCCGGTGATCAAGGTATGATGATCGGTTTTGCATGTGATGAGACAGAAGAACTGATGCCGTTACCGATATCCCTTGCACATAAATTAACAAAAAAACTGGCAGACGTTCGTAAATCAGGCCTTCTTAAATACCTAAGACCGGATGGTAAATCTCAGGTTACAGTAGAATATATTGATGATCAACCGGTTAGAGTAGACACAATCGTCATATCCACACAGCATGATGAGGAAGTGACACAAGCTCAGATCAAAGAGGATTTGATTCGAGAAGTGGTACATGCAGTTGTACCGGAAGCATTACTGGACGATAAGACCAAGTTCTTTATCAACCCTACCGGCCGCTTCGTTATTGGTGGTCCACAAGGGGATTCGGGATTAACAGGTCGTAAGATTATTGTAGACACTTATGGTGGTTATGCCAGCCATGGTGGCGGTGCTTTTTCTGGAAAAGATCCAACAAAAGTAGACCGATCAGCTGCTTATGCTGCCCGCTATGTAGCAAAAAATATTGTTGCAGCAGGTATCGCCAAAAAATGTGAGATAGAATTGGCCTATGCTATTGGTGTAGCCCATCCTGTATCCATATATGTGAACACGCATGGCACCGGTGTCATCACCGATGAAGCCATCACTGCACTCATTGAAGAACATTTTGATCTAAGACCGGCGGCAATTATTAAAAGCCTAGGACTTAGAAGACCGATATACGCTCAAACAGCTGCTTACGGACATTTTGGACGTACAGATATTGATGTACCTTGGGAAAAGACAGACAAGGTGGCTATGCTTAAAGCTGCTATTAATAAATAA